The DNA region cggagGCGGGGCCGCTCGCTGCGCCCCGCCCCGGTGGCCGGGTCGGGCCtggccgggccgggggcgcgcGCGGTGCGCGGAGGCCTGGTGCCGAGGGCCGAGCCCAGGCGCGCCGGGCGCCCTTTGACAAGGATTCTCGGTGCGTGGAAAGTTTGTGAGCGCCAAGCCTCCACGCCCCCTCCTCGTGCCCAACACAGTGCTCCTTGCACGCAGGCGCTGCGCGTGGGCTCCCAGAGGGGCCTTAGCCGGGATGCGTGCTGAGGACGCCCCCAGCCCCGAAATGAGCATGCAAAGAGTATCAACTGGCGAGCGCCCTGGCCATGGGTTACGTGGAGTCCACGTCGAGACGCGGGCAAACCGGATGTATTGGGTTGAGTAGTGTGTTGTTGAGTCAGCTTTTCAGCTTTCCCAGTGGCTGTCTGGACACGTTCAGGCCCAAGTGGCCTCTGGGGGCCCGGGAGACAGCCACAACCCAGCCCCTGGTACcttcagaggcacaggcagggccCCAGCAGGAGGGCCAGCCATGGGAGGGGGCTGTTAGGCCAACTGTGTaaggagaaaggaggggaagaAGCGACCCAGGAAGGTGAGAGCCCAGCAGTTCTAGCTCCGTGCCTCCTCCCGGGGCAGGGATGCAGCCCAGACGATGGAACCAGTGTCTTCCGCCCTGGACTAAGAGAAGGGAGCTCATAGCCCTCTACTCAGCTTCACTTTgcaaaagttattaaaaaaaaaaaaaaaaaaaccaaaaacaagacgTGTTCTCcaggaatttcttttatttatttgagaggcagagacagaaagagagtaagcaagagagagagggctagagacctcccatctgctgctccactcctctGATTGTccgcaaggccagggctgggccgggctgcagctgggagccgggGACACATCtccgttgcctcccagggtctgcagcaggaGTCAGGCAGGGAACCGAAGCGTTCTCGTGTGAGCTAAATGTCCACTCCCTTAGATATTATATATAAAGCTCAAATAGAAGGCAGCGTACACACTCATCCGTGTCCTATGGCGAGAGTGCTGGACATCAGGGACACTAAATTCTGCCGACAGGCTAGGGCGCTTGAGGAAGGGCCTTGGAAGAAAGCCTGTGAGATCAGCTGGAAAGAGGGGGAGGGTCTCGCAGGGTAAGCTCTTAGCACTGATTGGAGCAGAGGGCCCGAGCCCCCTGTCTGTCTGCAGGAGGCCAGGGAATGAGTCTCCTGGGGCTCCCCGTGTGTGAATCCAGCCGCCCTCGGCACTGTGCCACCAAACGCACCGAGGCATCAGGTGCTGTGCTGGGGTCAGGGCTGCTGTCCCGTGACCCCTGACAACAATGTATCCACCAGCTTCTCTGTTCTCCTCCATCAGTCTCCACTTATGCCAAAACTCAGCAGGCAAATGTATTCCAATTGCTGCCAGTAAGATTGacttaaaaagagacaaaggctTGGGACGCACTGGGCTGCACGGCCTCACAGGTCTCACGTCTGCGTGCCGCTCGCACCCTGCCCACACCTTGGCTGCAGGGACCACGAGCTGCCTTGTGAGTGCGCCAAATTCTCCGGAACCTAAACATCCTTTAGGCTGAGGGTCACATCTGCACCTGCCACACATATTTTCCagtgaaggggcaggcatttggcacggtGAGATAACTGTACACTGTCTGGGTTCCCGATCCGGCTCAGCTTCCTGcgaacgtgcaccctgggaggcagtggtgatgcggttcctgccacccacgtgggagacctggctggagttcctggctgcggCTTTAGTCCCTAGCTCGGGGCCTGTGCTGGTATCTGGGATGCAAACCAGTAGCTGAGAGCACACTCACTCTcaatccctttcaaataaacaatcaatCAAATCTGAGAGGTCCTTAGACCAtggtgcttattttttttaagaattttttaaaagaatatttatgtatttactggaGAGACACAGcccccatgtgctggttcaaccccaccaccaccacccagatGCTTGCaaggaccaggactgggccaggatgaagctaggagccagcagttcagtgcaggtctcccacctgggtggcaggaacccagtggtCCGAGCCAGCTCCCGccgctcccagggtctgcactggcagcagGCTGGTGTGAGGAGTCGGAGCTGGGAATCCATCCCAAGCAccctgatgtggggtgtgggcgtcccactagaactcaaaccaggcactctgatatggggtgtgggcgtcCCACTAGAACTCagaccaagcactctgatgtggggtgtgggcatcccactaGAACTCagaccaggcaccctgatatggggtgtgggcgtcCCACTAGaactcagaccaggcactctgatgtggggtgagggtgtcccagctgcaggctggagccCTGTCCCATGTTGCTCTGGTCTCAGCTGAGAGGGTTGGAAAGTCATCTAGGGACATGGCTGAGGCTGTAACTAGAACACCCTCGGCTCCCTGCTCCTCTGACGGACATCTCTGCACGTTCCCCGGGgaaggccagcccctccctcccaatCACCCACAATCTCCTCCTGATCTTCCAATCAAATCGGCACTCCCTAGACACACAGTTTCCTGGAAGTCCTTGGAAGTCCTCGCCGAGCCAGCCACGACCAAATCTCAGCTCCTCCCGAGGCCTGCCCTGAGCCCGCTGTTTCCCCCAACGCCCCTCCTCCGTCCCTCGGCGTCCCCTGCCTGCTCCGTGACCACCAGCTCACCACACACTCACATTTCTCTGTGTGGCCTCCTCATGGAATGGAGAGGGCCCTGGGCCCCGTGTGCCGCTGGGCCAGACGTTCATGAACTTGACTGCCATGGGGCAGCCTTTAGGCCTTGGTGGAAGACAGAAGCAACCTGTCCTGTCCAGCTCCTCTCAGCTGTGAGAGCCCTCTAGCCCCTACTCCCAACCCCCAGCCATCATCCGGAGCCTTGATGGGGCCCTGCCTGGACCAGTCcctgctgctggggccagggctgtgggaggggtGGCTCCATCCCAGGGACCCTCCACCTGCTGTCACCCAGCCCTCTCACCCTGGGCTGGTGGCCCTTAAAGAACAAGTAGATGGAGGGACCCAATGCAACCTTTTAATTCGAAGCAGAGTCCCCTGCcagcactgtcacacacacacaggtggaaaGGGATGCCAGGACCTGGGCAGGAACCAAACCCAGACCTgggtgaaaatatatatatatataattatatacacatACGATTGGGGGAGAAGAAAAGCCAGAGTGAgagcagggagggcagagagTGAGGTGAGGAAAGCAGCCGGGGGTGCCCCAATAATGACATTCTTTAGAGTGCAGTGAGGGGGAGGTGCgtgggtgctgggggtggggtcctGCTGGCCAGGACACCCTGAAAGGCCCGGCCTGGCCCCTGGACCCCATCCAAGCAGGCCAGAGTCGTGTCGGCCCCGAGCTGGGTGCCAGGAAGTGGGGTCCTAGCTCGACTGTGCTAACGGCTGTGGAAGGCTTTGGATAGGCGGCATCTCCACTCTAAGCCAAGGCTCCTGGGGAAGCCGGGTCTGGAGCAAGAGGCTTGGAAGCTTGGGGGTTGCAAGTGGAGGACAGGACGAGCCGGGTGCCTCCAGCATGAGCCTGCTCCCTGGGCGcgcaggcgggcaggcgggcaggggcggggagcgCCATGCTCGGGCACACAAGGAGCCGAGAGCTCGCCCTGATGGCCACATCCTACCCATCCCTGCGCACGCAGCTGgcgggcctggcccagtgcccccTCTGTTGCTCCTGCCTTCCTCTAGGGACCCTCGCTtggggggtggaggcagggagggggcacaAACATGAACTCAGCTTGTctggccccggggtggggggcggggtttGCCCGGGCAATGAGGaccagggagaagaggaggaggcccCCGGGGCCCCAAGCTCCCTATTAAAGGAACAGTGTCCACTGCTCTCTGCACCACAGCGGGCCCGGCTGCCTACCACACCTCGGCCCCGCCTCCCCGCGCTGGCGGCTTCCAGTGAAGATCATGGTCAGGTTCCCAGGGCCCTGCTGCGGCGAGGGAGGGGTCGGCCGCGGGCCGCGGGGCGTCAGAAGAGAGAGGCCTTCTTCTTCAGCTCGTTGCGCTTCCAGAGAGCCAGCTTGCCGAACTCCTCGGGAGACATGGCGAAGACCCTGGAGAAGTCCTCGGCCGACAGGTGCCTCTGCGGAGGGGAaagggggcgggcggggcgctgTGCCAGCTGGCCCACGTGACACGCTCATTCGGGAGGCCCCACGAGGCCAGGGTGCCCACCCAGGGCCTTCTAGGGCCCGCATACCTCAAGCCGCATCCGATCCACACCAGGCGGCAACTTGGTGCGCCCCCTGTTGGTCACCACCAGCATTTCGTAGGGGTAGATCTGGGAAGGACCGGGTCGTCTGAGGCTGGCGCCAGGAACCCCCTCTTCGACTCCCCCCGGCCCCCTCTCCACCCTGCAGAGGCCGCTGGGGTCCATGCCACTTTGCATCCCCGCTCCCCCCCGCTCGAGgtggctgccccctgcccctcacctTCTGTTCCAGCACACAAGGCAGGGAGTTCCCCCGGTCCATCCTCCCACTCTGGCCCTCTCCGTTCTGGGGAGACCAAAGCCGCAGTGAACCAGAGAGGGCAGGGAGGCCTCTCAGCCTTACCCTGGGCTTCTCGGCGGCCCCTcgtccccctgccccgccccgacAGACACTGCCTGGCGACGGCTTCCAGCGCTCCTCCGCCTGCCCCTCGGCGAGGCACTCACCTGCAGGCCTGCGGGAGAGAAGGGCCAACCACTCAGAGGTCTCCACACCTGCCCAGGCCACAGACCCCTCCCACACCAAAGGCCCCAGCTTCGCCTCTCACCTGGGCTTCCGGAATCACTCTCCGATGGGCTGAAGTCCGTGGACTGGAGCTGGAGGGGGCGTGAGGGGATcagagaggaggctgggagggctccTCCCTGGCCCCCCTCACGGTGGGCTCCCCGAGGACAccactcccagccccctccctgtgcACCCCTCTCCCGAATCTCAGAGGCCTTACCCGGCTTAGGGTGGTCCTGCCGTAGGCAGGGAGAGAAGATGACTTGGACGTCCCTGGGTGCAAAGCTGCAAAAGAGACCAAGAGGCCCTGGGCCAGTCAGCCCCTagcctgggcagggtgggggagtggggaggggagggggaggatgagggagggagagagtgggggggCTCCTggtgggcttctggggcttccagTCCCGACCTGTCCCCTTCAGCAGGTGACACAGTGTGGGTGTTTCTGTCTACAACTAGAAGTCTACAGCCAAGTGCACACTGCACAGCCATACCCAGCTGAGGTTCTGGCCTAACATTGGCTACTAGGCAGCATTCATgagaaaatggtattaaaagataaggtgactttgatgcaaaaatttgcttgaaatccacgcatacgAGGGAGTcctcaaacagttcatggaaaatgcatattaggaggggggaaaaaagcatggatttccaaaaagtttttgtaccacaataattccattttaattccatttcccaccaaTTTTTTGAAGCATACGCATACAAATCAATCTAAAAACCCAATCAAAATGACTGAATTATTGCAGTTTTATTAACATCGTTAGTAAttgaattttacttattttttaaagatatatttgagtGGAAAAGTCACACGGGGTGGGGgcaaacagggagggagagagagacagagagaaagaaacggagagatcttccatcggttggtttactccccaaatagccaaaacagccagagctgggccaggccaaagccaggagcttagaactccatccaggcctcccacatgcatggcaagggcccacgcacttgagccatcctccactgccttcccaggcgcactagcagatggctggataggaagcagagcagccgggactctgatatgggatgccagcatcgcacgtggtggcttaacccactgtaccagaaGGCCAGGGCCCAGTCCTGGAATTTTAAACGTTTGGCTTTATGATACAGACAGTCACTTCCCCAGGCTGACAGGTGCGAGACTACTAGCTGATACACTTTCCACTCGCATCCCTGGATGTCCCGTTTCATGGGCTGTCTTTGCTTCCAAGCACGGCTGAGTAAGATTCAAGGGAACGAATAACACGAGTTCTTAGAACTTTGTCCCTGAGGGCTCCGTTTCCAGTTACGAGCAGTTGCTGGCCTTCTGCGGCCACTGTTTTAACCAGCCTGTGTGCAAGTATTAGCCTCCTAGAGTCAAAGCTAGGAGAGCTCATCTAATCAACAAGCCCAGTGGGCGAGAACAAATGGGCTTGGGGGTGGCgcctgtcttattttcacagaagACGTGCAGCCCTCCCACCAGTCACCGAACACTGTGGGAGCATTTCCCAGGAGACATCTACACACAGAGGCCACGGCCTGGGGGAGCGCCACTCGGATTTCTCATGCCAAGCGGCTCCTTCACAGAAGGGACCCCTCCGAGGTCCCCATGAGATCAGACGACACGCCTGTCCATGACTCCGGAAATGCGAAGACCAACCAGACAGGACGGTACCTTCCGTGTCACGTGACGGTGGAGCACACCCAAGTGCAGGGACGCCAAAAGTGACGCTGGCGTAGGCCTCTGCTGTTTACCCTTCTGAGGCTCGAGTGGGAGTTagggagctgcctcccaggcgactggcagggagctggatgcaccCCAGTTCTGCAGTTCTGGGGTGTCTGCACTGCCCCgctggccccctgcccacccccaccctgcagctGAGCCGCTAGAGCCACTAACTGGCTCCACCAGCACCCCGATGGTGCAGCCCAGTCCCAcgggcccccagcacctgcctcacCCCGCATCTCCCCTCCCCATGTGGATCCCAGCCAAAGGGAAGCTCCGTGCCATTTCTTCCCCCTTCGGAGCTACTGCAAGTCCTCAGCACGCTCACCATGCCTCCCCCTGCTCTGGGCACACCTCAATGCCTGCCGCGTCCCTGGAGACCCTCTGGcccccacccacacactcacaccccgcAGGTCCGGAACCAGACTCCTCCTCTTTCCCcgaaactctgcctctcgaatgaTCTTGAACCCTgacccctgcttccctcctctccATACCTAATCAGCCCCTGGATTCGAGGCAGTGGACTTGATCGCCTGGGCAGTTCTCTGGACCCCACGTATATGAGGGCGCATCAGAAAGTTCCCGGATGGGGTGGAGCTGTGGTACCGCAGGTTAAGCGGCCTCGtggacaccagcgtcccatgttTGAGTAGCAGTCTGAGTTGTGGTGCTCCACTTTTCtttttaggatttacttatttatttgaaagagtcacagagagagagggagagacagaaagagatggagagacagagagagagaacgagagatggatctgctggttcactccccagatagctggtctggtcagggctgcgccaggctgaagccaggggccaggagcttcatccaggtcatgtgctgtggcacagcgggtaaagccacccctgtgacgctgacatcccatatggatgctggttcgtgtcccggctgctctacttctgagccagctccctgctaatggcctgagaaggcagcagctcaactgcttgggcccctgttgcccatgtgggagaccggggtggcgctcctggctcctggctggctctggcctttctctctctgtctctttttctctctctgtccctctgcctttcaaataagtaaatattttaaagaaaatccatGGACAGAGCAGGTGTTGCAGTATAGTGGGTTAGGCTACTGCTTGGGTGCCTCTGGTCAagttccacctccacttccaatccagcttcctactaatgaacctgggaagcaggtggtggcttaactagcTGGGCCCCTGTTGTCCACATGggacatccagatggagttcctggcttctggctttggcctggtccagccctagctattacaatcatttggggaatgaaccagcagatggaagatctctctctcgctctctctctctctctctctctagctctgtccctctttcaaataaataatgtttaagaaGGTCAtgtacaaatgaaattaaaatggaagttggggctggcactatggcaaagtaggttaatcctccacctgcagtgccagcatcccatacaggcgctggttcgagtcccagctgctcctcttctgatccaactctctgctatggtctgggaaagcagtggaagatggcccaggtccttgggcccctgcacccgtgtgggagacccagaggaagctcctggctcctggcttcggatcagcatagctccggccattgtggccatctggagagtgaaccagcagatggaagacctctctctgtctctacctctctctgtaactctgtctttcaaataaataaaaataaatcttttaaaaaaaataaacatcatttaaaaataattttagtttattttatttataagagaGACAGAATCAGCTCCCATCCGctgtttctttccccaaatgcccaacagccagggctgggctgggccaaattaaggagcccagaactcaacccaggtctcacatgggtggcagggacccaagtacttgagccatcgcctgctgcctcccagggtgcacactggcaggaagctggattgggaagtggagctgagccgcaaactcaggcactctgatttgggatgtgggcttcccaaacaATATCAgaacacaaggccaaatgccAACCCCGAAACTTACCGTTTAAAAACTctgtttttggggctggtgctgtggtgccacaggttaagccaccacctgcagcaccagcatcccacatgggcacctggagtcccggctgttccacttctgatccagctccctgctaacgtgcctgggagagcattGGAGAATGGCCCTAGCATTTgcaccctgaacccacatgggagacctggaagaagctccgtggctcttgtcttcagatcagcccagccctgggaattgtggccatttggagagtgaaccagcggatggaagacctctctttctctctctctccctaactctgcctttcaaataaataaataaatctttaaacaacagcaaaaaatattccattttccatgagctctgTCAAGTACCTGTTAGCTTCGGCCCTTAGCTGGGACTATTGGACCTTGTGCTAGATTGTTCCCAGAGTTGGCCAGCACCCTCGTCACCTCCCCCACTGTGGTCCCTCTGTCCAGTCTCTCTCCTGCccttgagtctgggctgctcggTGACTGCTCAGGCCCCCAGAATGCAGTGCAACAGACACCGTGCAGCTCCCAAGGCTGGGCTTCCAGAGATCTCTTGGTTTCCATTTCCTAACCCGTGAAGCCACAAGACCCAAGGAAGCCCAGGCCGACCTGGGCGGTCAGAGGcagagccccctcccacccccccccccggtccACGGCACCTCCCGCCtgcctcgcccccccccccccccggctcctgGGGTTCGAAGCTGCCAGGATCTCCGTGCCCCCACCTTTGCTCCTGCCCTGTTGCCATGACTGTGACACTGCCTCCTGGCTCACTCAGTCTCCTCCTTGGAGCCTCAGGGGCACCCCCCCCAGGCCTTGGTCTCGGCCTCGCAGAGGATACCTGCACACCTGTCACCTCTCACGACGCCAACCGGACTGCACCCAAGCCCTGTTTCCCTGTCACTCCCCACTGACCGCAGGCCCCAGGGGGACATTTTTCTCCCTAGGGTACCTCCCGTGCCTAGCACAGCACAGAGCCTCAGTGAACACCTGTTAAGTTAAACAAGGCACGGCCTTCGGCGCTGCTTGggaggccagcatctcatatcagagcgcctgggatcCAGccccggctccactcccaatcctgcCATTGCACACTCTGGGATGGCAGAAGGTGgtagccccctgccacccacgtgagttccaggctcttggcttcagcctgctccagccccagccattgagggctCTTAGGGacagcaaatgagagctctctcgcgcgcgcgctctctctctgcctctcaaataaatacaaattgtaAGAATTCAGCTGTTGACTGCTCCAGCTGTCGCTATCTTTTCTCATGGCACGTGGGTGCGTGGCTGCTTCCCTCatgcctgggagccagggctgcGTCTTCTGTGTCTCACAACCGGGTCCCCACACACAGCCGGCTGGCTCACAGCGCCCCGCCCCCCGGCACTCACAGGCGTGCAGGGGCGTCCGGTCAGGCAGGGAGCGGGTCTTCCTCCGGATGGGCAGTGACTTCTCCATCTCTTCTTTCAGGATCATCTTCCCCAAGTTGGAAGTCACCTGAGGAGGGAGAAAAAAGGCGgcgctgggccggcgctgtggcgtagtcggTTAACCCACACggatgctggttcgagccctggctgctccacttctgagccggctccctgttaatggcctgggaaagcagtggaagatggcccaagtgttgggccccagcactcatgtgggagacctggaagaagctccaggctcttggttttggcctggcccagccctggccatcgtggtcatttagagagtgaaccaatagatggaagacctctctctctctctctgtgtctgtaatgctgtctctcaaataaataaataaatcttaaaaaaaaaaaaaaaaggagaagaagaggaaggtgCCAACACTCAGATTCTGGATTCTCATCTGCACAGGCGTGAGAACTGGGGATGGCATCACGTGGGTAAAGAGAGGGGGCAGGGACTGCGGCATGGTTCCCAGGCGGAGCCCAGGGTCGCTCAGCTCTTGTCCAAGATGCAGCCACCTTGGGGCTGGCTCCTTGGGGAGCTCTGGCCCAGGGGCCTCCTCATCCCAGGTCGCCATACCGGGCCCAGCACACCAGAGGTGGCCTTTCTCTAGCTCCCGACACGCTCCCCACCTGGGGACCAGAGGCCCACGCTCTCCTTCCGCTTTTCCCAGCAGCCAGCCCCTGTGGCACGGCCCTTGTCTGGCCTTTGACCCTAGTGAGCCGGAGCACTTGGGAAAGAAAGGACTTCCTCTCCCGTTCGGACAAGGACGAGCCCCCTAGCCCTGACCccgaccctgaccctaacccaacCCGACCCTGACCCCGACCCTGACCCCAACCCAAcccgaccctgaccctgaccctaaccctagccctgatCCTGACCCTACCCAAcccgaccctgaccctgaccctaatcCAACCCGACCCCAACCCCGACCCCGACCCTGACCCTAGCCCTGATCCTGACCCTACCCAAcccgaccctgaccctgaccctgaccctaatcCAACCcgaccccaaccccaaccccgaCCCTGACCCTAGCCCTGATCCTGATCCTGACCCAACCCAACCTCGACCCTGACCCCAACCCGACcccgaccctgaccctgaccctaaccccgCACAGGCCAGGCGCTACCTTGCTGAGCTCCTCCTTCTGACGCTCCCTGAGAGCCTTCATCTCGTCCCCGGAGTcgtcatcctcctcctcctcctcctcctcggccccCCTCCGGGAGGCCTTCCGCTTCCTCCATTCTGTCTCTAGGAGACACGGGCACAAGCAGGCAGGGCGGTCAGCCAGTGCCTCGCGGCACAAGCATCAGCGGTGTGCGCAGCACTGGGCTGCATGTCCAAGGGGGCTCTGCGGACTTTCCTTTAGAGGTGCATTgatggggcccgcgctgtggtgcagcggggtaagccatggcctgccaagccggcatcccataccagcatggattcgagtcctggctgctctgcttcctatccagctccctgctaagggcccaggaaagcagtggaagatgcaccaagtgcgtgggccctgcacccgcatgggagactgggaggaagctactgtctcctggcttcagaccagcccagctccagccattgtggccatttggggagtgaaccagtagatggaagacctctctctctctctcctctctctctctcttccactgcctctctgtaactttcaaataaagaaataaatctttttcaaaaaaatcaattacaaaatgtgcaagtttatttaaaatgataaagattcatgtatgtatgtatttgaaaggcagagagagagagagatcaactgatcttccatccaccggtccatccccctaaatggctgcaacagccagggccgggccaggccaaagccaggagccaggagctccacccagatAGCCTAGGCTGTCTCccaatgcttttccaggtgcattagcactgagctggattggaagcggagcagccaggactggaaccagcgctcatatgggatgccagccccataggcggtggctttaccggctacaccacaaagccagcccagtAAGAGTTACACTCCTCTTCCCAGAGCCTggggcaacagcagcagcagtgtgAGGTGTGTCTGGTGAGCGACCCGAGAACTGAACAGAGTGGGTAGGTAGCCGGCAGATGGGGCAGCGGACACCAGTGCTGAGGGAccccagggaagggctgggcaagGAGCTGGTGGGCTCAGGGGTGGCAGTGGGGCAGTGAGGACCCGTGGGCGGGGGGCTCGGGTGGGCGTGGACAGCAGATGCCGAGCAGTGGGGGAGAGGTTCTCCCTAGTTTCTCCTACCCACGACGGCCAGCGACGGGGGGCACGGCCAGTAGTCCGTCTCGATCTTGGCCGGCTGGTTGGGGTCGGGGGGCTGGGCCGCAGGGAATTTGGACGACTCGATAATGAGGTCTTCGATGAGGTGCTTGCTCTGAGGACTGCCTCCCACGGactctgcaggtgcaggtgcaggtgcaggtcagagtcagccccgccccctctccccagccccaccagcgATGGTGAGGGGGCGGGGTCACGGCCTGTCACTCCCCactctgcccccccgcccccccccgcctGCAACACAGCCCCGTGCCTGGCAGGAAAGGGCTGAGCCTCACCTCTCTGCTTATAGATGGGTGGCTTCTTGTAGATGTTGGAGTCTGGCCGGGTGGTCTCTGCGAGAGGGGCAGGTGCGAATTAGCTGATGGCGGCCGCAGGTAAGGGAGGCGAATGGGATGGGGGAAGGTGGTGGGACTGGGACTTAGTTGAGGTCCTGAACCTGGCCTTTAGGGGAACTCCTGCACTGtgctgccggggggggggggccctgcctggggccctggcATCAGGGGACCCAGCTGGACGTGTTGGGAGCATGCACCCCagagagccaggggctgggagggagaggaTGTGGGCTCCCCGACAACCCAACCTACCGGGATGGTGGAAGTGGGGCAGGCTGGTCCGCGGGGTCCCAGTGGCTCTCGGGGTTGCGGCCTGCGAGATGATTCCTGGGGACCGGCTCTCGGCCCACACCTGCGGAGTACACGCGCGTGAAACTTGCTGAGACCTCCATGGGTCTGACACCTTGCCCCAGCCCGCCCCAGGGGGCCGTCATGGCCCAGAGGGACAGAGCTAAGTGAGGCCCTGGTCAACCTTCTGGACGTGGGTGGGGGCCCCCGTCAGTGCCCAGAGGGGCGGGTTGTGGGGGGCAGACTCACCTCCGGGGATGGGGGTGGCGATGTGGACTTGGGTGAGAGCGAGCGCTGTAGATGGAGAGAGGGGCTGGTCAGAGCCTTGGAGTTGGCACTCAACCCTGGAACCAACAAAGAACCACTTCCTCCCCCCAGCCCGGTGCTGCACGCCTTCCTGGCCAAGTGCTGGCCACCTCCTCTCTGCCGGCTCCCAGGCTgggcctccctcctgctccctggccct from Oryctolagus cuniculus chromosome 8, mOryCun1.1, whole genome shotgun sequence includes:
- the DMTN gene encoding dematin isoform X2, producing MERLQKAKMDNQVLGYKDLAAIPKDKAILDIERPDLMIYEPHFTYSLLEHVELPRSRERSLSPKSTSPPPSPEVWAESRSPGIISQAATPRATGTPRTSLPHFHHPETTRPDSNIYKKPPIYKQRESVGGSPQSKHLIEDLIIESSKFPAAQPPDPNQPAKIETDYWPCPPSLAVVETEWRKRKASRRGAEEEEEEEDDDSGDEMKALRERQKEELSKVTSNLGKMILKEEMEKSLPIRRKTRSLPDRTPLHASLHPGTSKSSSLPAYGRTTLSRLQSTDFSPSESDSGSPGLQNGEGQSGRMDRGNSLPCVLEQKIYPYEMLVVTNRGRTKLPPGVDRMRLERHLSAEDFSRVFAMSPEEFGKLALWKRNELKKKASLF
- the DMTN gene encoding dematin isoform X1, encoding MERLQKHPLTSPGSVSSSRDSSVPGSPSSIVAKMDNQVLGYKDLAAIPKDKAILDIERPDLMIYEPHFTYSLLEHVELPRSRERSLSPKSTSPPPSPEVWAESRSPGIISQAATPRATGTPRTSLPHFHHPETTRPDSNIYKKPPIYKQRESVGGSPQSKHLIEDLIIESSKFPAAQPPDPNQPAKIETDYWPCPPSLAVVETEWRKRKASRRGAEEEEEEEDDDSGDEMKALRERQKEELSKVTSNLGKMILKEEMEKSLPIRRKTRSLPDRTPLHASLHPGTSKSSSLPAYGRTTLSRLQSTDFSPSESDSGSPGLQNGEGQSGRMDRGNSLPCVLEQKIYPYEMLVVTNRGRTKLPPGVDRMRLERHLSAEDFSRVFAMSPEEFGKLALWKRNELKKKASLF